The Cyanobacteria bacterium GSL.Bin1 DNA segment CAATAAAACTTTTCAGTGATAAATAAAGTATAACACAAATAGATCAGGCTTCGTTCTAAGTTCGCTCTCATCCCCCATCTACTTCGTTAAGATGGGGGAATTCTCGCTCACGTCGTTAAAAAGCTGAAAAATTCACAGTCCTAAATCGACTCCAACGCGATGAGCACAAGCAAACCCAGAAAAAGCCACAGCATTTAATCCTTGTCCCGGAAAGGTGCTATCACCCACGCAATATAAGCCTGGAATTGCCGTTTGATTAAAGGGCATTCCCAATAATCCCAATAATTTTTTCTGGGGAATCGGACCATAAGTGCCATCGTCTCGTCCTAGAAAACGGCGATGAGTGCGAGGGGTTCCCACTTCTTGATAATCGAGTGCTGTTTCTAAACCCGGGAATATTTTTTCTAAGCGTTTAATAATTTTGGCTGCAGTTTCTTCTTTTTTGCGCTCATAGTCTTGTGGCGATAAGCCTTGCCAATCTTCGATCCAACTTGGGGTAAAGGTATGGAAAATGTGACAACCCGGTGGGGCGAGACTGGGGTCTAATAAAGTGGGAATTGAAAGGAAAATTGTTCCTTCTGCTTCTTCCATTTTGTCCCAATTTTCTAATAAGATATGATGACAATCGCTACCTTCGGGAACGACGCCAGCTTTAACACCTAAATGTAAACTTAAAAAGCTTGGAGATTTTTGATAGCGTTGTTGCCATTTTTGTTCTTTTTTTGGCAAGGGGTTAGTGGGTAATAATTTTTCAAAGGTATCCCAACGTGTGGCATTAGAAATAATTCGTTTTCCTCGGTATTCTTTACCATCAGCTAAACGAACACCGACTGCTTGATTGTTTTCTAAAATAATTTCTTTAACCCGAGCTTTGTATTGAATTTGTCCCCCCTTTTTTTCTAACCCTTCCACTAATTTTTGAGCGATTTGTCCGACGCCGCCTTTGGGATAATTAATGCCCCCATAATGCCGATCTGAAAAAACCATTCCGGCATTAATCATGGGTGTCTTTTCGGCAGGAACCACGGACCAGCAATAACATTCAATATCAATAAAACTTAGCAACGTGGGATCGCTAATATAGCGTCTTGCAATATCGCCAACATTTTGGGGGAGATATTTGACTAATCCTAAACAAGCGAAGGGATGCTGGAAAAAGACTCTCGTTAAATACCGGGGTTCTTCGAGAGAGAGTAATTCCATGGCATTGAGACAGTTGAAAACCTGCCAACATTCATCATAAAATTTACGAATCCCTTCGGCTTCATGGGGAAATTGGGTGATGAGTTCTTGCAGAAAGTGTTCGTAGTCGCGATGAACACGAATTTCTAAGTGATTGGGAAGATGGTAATCAATTTGAACGGGATCAGGAATGGTTTCAATTGATGTGTCTACCGCCGCTAAAGCCCGAGTTAAAAGATTAGTTGTTCCTTGAGAACCAAATCCAAAAATCATGGAAGCCCCGACATCAAATCGATATCCTTGACGTTCAAAGTAACCCGCACTTCCTCCGGGAATAATATATCGTTCTAAAACCAGGACATTCGCTCCTTTGGCGGCTAGTTGGGTGGCGGTTACTAAGCCGCCAATTCCAGAACCAATAATGATCGCGTCGTATTGTTGATTCTCAGAAGCAGCGTGCGACGGGTTATGAGAAACAGTAGTCATCACCTAATCTTTTGTTCTCTTGCGTTCAATGTCTTTTCTAGTTTAATCCTTGATTCGTGATTTTTTGAAAGAAAAGAGATGGGGCTGAACCAACCCCACCTAAGCTTCTTAACGAGAGGAGAACACTGGTGATAACTATAGCTTTATTGAAATAAACTGTCAATACTATTCAGAATTATTTGCAATTAAATTTGCGATTTTTCTGAAATGCTGCTTGAGATCAGATGGGGAAAAATCATTTTCAAAGTCTGCGCGATCGCTGTATGATCAGTTGAGATTAGAATAGAAGCCGATTTAAGATGAGCTTTCAACTGCGCGTTTACGTTCCCGATCACCCTCTAATTAAACACTGGTTAGCGGTAGCGCGAGATCAAAATACCCCCAACGCTCTCTTCAAAAGTGCGATGACAGAATTGGGACGTTGGCTGACTTATGAAGCCTGTCGTCACTGGTTAGTGACAGCAGAGACTCAGGTGGAAACGCCATTAGCCCCTTGTCCAGGAACGATGATTAACCCGCAAGTTCCCATTGCTGTTGTGCCCATTTTACGAGCGGGGCTGGCCTTACTCGATGGCGCGCAAACTTTACTGCCGCTATCTTCGGTGTATCACTTAGGGCTTGTGCGTAATGAGGAAACCCTAGAAGCCAGTTGTTATTTAAATAAGTTACCGGAGAAAATGGATGCAGAAACCCGTGTCTTAATCTTAGAACCCATGTTAGCCACAGGGGGATCGATTATGTTGGCTTTAGATGAGCTAACACAGCGCGGTGTGAATCCAGAACTGTTACGCATTGTTTCTGTGGTGGGCGCACCGCCAGCTTTGAAGCAAATTGGTGAAAAATATCCGCAATTAAGAATTTATACCGCTTGTGTTGATGAAGACTTAAATGATCGCGGTTACATTGTCCCTGGTTTAGGGGATGCCGGCGATCGCGCATTTGGAACCCAGTAAGGAAGGAGAGGATTATGAGTGAACGAGACGGATTTGGTAGTGGATTTTTAATTGGAACCTTAGTGGGAGGCGTTGTCGGGGGTGTCATCGGCGCAATCGCTGCTTCCCGCCAAAAAGAGTCGGAACAGGGTTTAACAACCGAGCGTACTTCTCAAGTAGAAGGGGATGAAAGTATGGAATCAGCCCGTCGCAGTTTAGAGGACAAAATTAGTCAGTTAAATCTCGCCATTGACGATGTGCGAGAACAATTAGGGGGAGTCAACTCGAAGCAAAAGGAAGAATAAATAATGCTTCTTTCTTTAGGTAGATTCTGATCAGATGGCTTACTCAATCAAAATCTTGGTGCTATAATTTGTAACAGCGATAACAAAACTAAACATAACCCTCGAGATTATTGATGTTATTGCGCTAATATAGTTTTCCTTGAATTGAAAAGAACTGAGCGCAAGATAGAAGATGATGCCTCTCATTTTTGCTCTAATTACTGGACTCGCTGCTGTCTACTTTTACTTCAACACAAAAGAAGAAATGTTGAAGATTGCAGCCGGTTTCGTAGCTGTTGCCTGTGTGTTATCCGGTTTATGGTTTGCTCCTTTACTAGTTAAAGTATTGGTTGTTGTCATCCCCTTTGTGGGAGAAAAGCTGCAGTAACAATACCTTACTTTTCCCGGTCAAGTTGGCATTCTAACCAATCGATTTCATTTTGAATCACAGCTAAATAACGATCACAAGCGACAGCCGCGTAATGATCATTCGGCTTCGGTTCGCACTGCTGCTCTTGTAAGCGGGTACGACAGATCATTAAACGTTGCTGCATCAGATTAACTCTCTGTTGCGAGTGCAGATGATTAAAAAAGACGAATTTAATCATAAAGCGCGATCGCGCATTGACCCAACTTTCTTGGGGCTGCTCTAGCATTTTTTCATGAAATCGCGCTCTCCCCTTATTGGTGATCGTGTAAATTTTCCGCTTTCCTCCTGCTTCCCCTTCGCTAATGGATAAAGTGAGGAAACCTTGCTGTTCTAAACGTTTGAGCAGGGGATAAATTGCGCCGTAATTCACACTAATACAACCACTAATGAATTGCTCTAATTGTTGTTTGAGTTTATAACCATGAAGTGGTTCTTTTTGGAGCAATCCTAGGGTCGCTAATTCCAACATTAATATATCAGTCTGTTATACTAAAAGGCAAAATTGATAATTTTATTTTTATTTAAGAATTGGAAAAAAACAGTGATTTTCCTCTCTCTTGGGAAAGAAGCCAAGACTTTCTTTCACCCTCTACATTAAATAAGTAAAAAGACTCTTTAACACATAGCACAGATTATGTCACAAGCGGCTGATTCAAATAATAATAGTGAATCAACTTCCTCGGAACAACCCACTTTGCCCCCCCGATCAGGCAAGCCCTGGCAGCGCGGTGCCATCGCCCTCGGTATGCTTGCCATCCTTGGCGGTGCGGTTTGGGGGGGGCGGCAGCTTTTAGTAAACGATTCACCATCCCCTGCTGCAGCACAACCCCAAGGTTCACAAGCGATGCCGGTAAAACTACAAAAACTAGAGACCAGGACGCTCATTGATAGTTCTCAATTTGTCGGCACTTTGGAAGCAAAAGAACGAGTCCTCCTACGTCCGGAAACAGCAGGACGAGTTAGCCGTATCTTAGTTGAATCTGGTGAGCGTGTTGAGGTGGGAACCCCGATTATTCAGTTAAGCCCCGAACGCACTGAAGCGGAAGTGAATCGCGCCCAAGCCGAGGTTGAATCAGTCCGGTCAGCGATTCGTACGGCGCAAGCGGAACTCGCCGCTGCCCAAGCCGACGTGAAAAGTGCGCAATCGGAAGTGAATCTGCAAAACGAGGAATATCAGCGGACTCAATTTTTGGTCTCAGAAGGGGCACAAGCGCAACAACAATTGGATCGAGTACAGCGCGACAGAGAATCTGCCCTCTCGCAATTAGAAGCCGCTCAAAAGCAAGTTAATGCCGCGCGATCGCGCCTGGAACAAGAACGCTCCGCGTTAAATCGTGCTCAAGCTGAATTGGAAGTGGTGCGAGAAGACCTGAAGGATAATCGTATTTTATCTCCGATTAATGGGACAATTGGTGATATCAATATTGAAATCGGCGAGTATGTTCAAGCAGGAGATAATCTGACTGTTATTAGTCAGAACGAAGTTTTAGAATTGAATCTGCGGATTCCGATCGAACAAGCGGGTCGGCTGCAAAAAGGACTAACCGTTGAACTGACTACTGCCAATAGTGAACAGCCCTTAGCAACGGGTCAGATTAGCTTTATTGCGCCACAAGTGGACATGGGAGCGCAAGCCGTTTTAGCAAAAGCTGTTTTCCCTAACCCCAACGGCAAACTCAAAGACGATCAATTCGGTCGGGCAAAAATTATCTGGGAGGAACAAACTGGTGTTTTAATTCCGACAACTGCCGTCTCTCGCTTGGGGGGGCAAACCTTTGCCTTTGTTGCTCAGCAATCTGAAACAGGCGATCAACTCATCGCTAGACAAAAAGCCGTGGAATTGGGATCGATTCAAGGCAATAGCTATCAAGTGAGATCTGGTTTAAAACCAGGAGATACATTAGTGACCTCCGGTATTCTTAATCTTTCCGATGGGGCAGCGATTATGCCTCAATCTGAAAGTCAGCAATAAAGCACTGGTATTGAAACTGATGCTTTGTCTCTTTAGCGGTTGTTCTTTCTACTGGAGAAAAAATCAAGAAGAACTTGAAATTAGGGACAAAACATAAATAACAAATTATCCGTAATGAATCACCCAACCCATGTTTGTTAACTACTTTATTAAACGTCCCGTCTTCGCTACTGTTTGCTCCCTGATTGTTTTAATTGTGGGAGCAATTTGTATTCCTATCTTACCGGTGGCGCAATATCCAGATATCAGTCCGAAACAGGTGACCGTGCGCGCTAACTATACTGGCGCTGATGCCAAAACGGTGGAAGAAACCGTTACGACCGTTTTAGAACGGGAAATTAACGGGATTGACGGGATGCGCTACATGAGTTCTAGTAGCACCAATAGTGGGATTAGTTCCATTACCGTTACCTTTGAAGCCAGTCGTAACCAAGACATTGCTGCGGTCGATGTGCAAAACCGCGTCTCCCAGGCTGAGCCGTCGCTACCTCAACCTGTGATTCAGAATGGTGTTGAAGTGAGTAAAGAATCGAACACCATTTTGATGGGGTTTGGACTCTTTAGCGAAAATGGGGAATATGACAATATCTTTTTAAGTAATTATGCTGATTTATATCTCGTCGATGCCTTAGAACGGGTGGAAGGGGTTGGTAATGTGCAAATTTTCGGGGAACGGAGATATGCAATGCGGATCTGGCTGAACCCTGATCGTTTAGCCGGGCGTAATTTGGTAGCGCAAGATGTGATCGATGCCCTAGAAGAACAAAATATTCAAGTGGGAGCCGGACAAGTGGGACAACCCCCGGTTCCGGGCGATCAACGCTTTCAAATTAGCTTACGAGCCGATACCCGTTTAGAAACTGTTGCCGAATTTGAAGATTTAATTGTTAGTACCCAAGACGATGGCACCTTGACTAAACTCAAGGATGTGGGACGAGCGGAGTTAGGGGCACAAGACTATAGTTCCTTCTTACGGTTTCGAGGCAATGAAGCCGTTGGCTTAGGCATCTATCAACAACCGGGGAGTAATGCTCTGGATGTAGCAGCAGGGGTCAAAGCCAAAATGAAAGAACTGGCTCAGGAGTTTCCCTCCGGAATGACCTACGATATTGGGTTTGATACCACCGACTTTGTGAAGCAATCCCTGATTAGTGTAGTGCAAACCCTCTTACAAGCGGTGGTTTTGGTGGTCTTGGTGATCTTTGTTTTTTTACAAGATTGGCGGACTACTGTTATTCCAGCAATTACGATTCCTATTTCGTTAGTTGGGACGTTTGCTTTTGTTAAGCTGTTCAATTTCTCGATCAACAGCTTAACTTTATTTGGGATTACCCTTGCCACAGGGATGGTGGTCGATGATGCCATTATTGTGGTGGAAAATATTAGTCGGAAAATTCAAGATGATGGCTATCCGCCGCGACAAGCAGCAATGGTGGCGATGCGGGAGTTGACGGGGGCAGTAATTGCTACATCACTGGTCTTGATGGCAGTGTTTATTCCCGTTGCTTTCTTTCCAGGAACCACAGGTGCTCTCTACCGACAGTTTGCTTTAACCATCGCTTTCGCGATCGCGGTTTCTACGTTCAATGCCCTGACCTTAACCCCAACCCTGTCTGGCTTATTATTGCGACAAAAAATGCCCAGTCGCGGGATTTTTGCCGTTATTTTTGGTTGGTTTAACAATTTTCTCTCCGGCGTCGAACGAGGCTATCGCGGACTGATTAATTTCTTTGCCCGTATTAAATTTATTATTTTAGCGGGATTTGTTGCCTTATTAGTGTTAACGGGATGGGTTTACCAACAAGTACCGCAAGCCTTCCTCCCGCAAGAAGACCAAGGGTATTTTATTACCATTGTTCAGGGACCAGAAGGGGCATCGTTGGAATATACCAGCGATGTGATGGCAGAAATTGAGCAGTATTATCTCGATATTCCGGAAGTCCGAGCAACGTTTGCGGTGGGGGGCTTTGCTTTTGGGGGCAATACACCGAACCAAGGGGTAATTTTTACGCCGTTGATTCCCTGGTCGGAACGAACTCAGCCCTCGCAATCGGCAGAAGCGATTATTAATCAGGTGCGGGGTAAGTTAATGAGTCTGCCAGAAGCAAATGTCTTTCCGGTGAACCCACCAGCCATTCGAGGATTAGGAACCTTTGGCGGGTTCCAATTTCAGTTACAAGACCGTCGCGGCAATCTGGACATTAATGAATTTGTGCAGAGTCTGGGTCCCTTATTGGGAGCAGCCAACCAACACCCAGATATTGCCGGTGCCTTTAGCCGTTTTGCTGCCAACACCCCTATTTTAGAGTTAGATGTCAATCGCGATCGCGCAAAAGCCCTGCAAGTAGATATTAATGACATCTTCAGCACCCTCCAAACCTATTTTGGTTCCCGTTATGTCAATGATTTCACTATGAGTCGCCGGAACTATCGCGTTTATGTGCAAGCAGATGGCGAATTTCGCGATAATCCCGAGGAAATTAATCAACTCTACGTTAAATCGAATAATGATCAGATGATTCCCTTGGGCAACTTAGTGACGATGAGAGAAACTGTCGGGGCGCAAAGCATTAACCACTACAACACCTTCCGTTCCATTGAAGTTAACGGTGAACCGGCACCGGGTTCCAGTTCTGGGGAAGCCCTCGCCGCAATGGAACAAGTAGCTGAACAAACCCTAGCCCCTGGATTGGGCTATGAATGGTCAGGAACCTCGCTAGAGCAAATTCAATCTGCGGGACAAGCCCCGATTATTTTTGCTTTAGGTCTAATTTTCGTGTTTCTCGTTTTAGCCGCCCAATACGAAAGCTATATTGACCCGATGATCATTATGATGTCGGTGCCATTAGCCGTGCTTGGTGCTTTAACCGCACAGTCATTACGAGGATTATCCAATGATGTTTACACCCAAATTGGACTCGTCATGCTCATTGGCTTAGCCAGTAAAAACTCGATTCTAATTGTAGAATTTGCCAACCAGCTGCGCGAGGGGGGCTTAACTATTTACCAAAGTGCAGTCGTTGCCGCTCAAAAACGGATGCGTCCCATTATTATGACGGCAATTTCGACATTGAGTAGTATTTTTCCTTTGGTCATTGCCAGCGGCGCCGGTTCGGCAAGTCGTCAGTCTTTGGGAACGGCTGTTTTTGGGGGAATGTTTGTTGCTACCTTCCTCAGTCTATTTGTTGTTCCTGTTTTATATATCGTGATCAAAGCGCTCGGTGAACGTCTTTCTGGACAGAGTCATTCACAGCAAGGGCAAATGGCAACATCAACAGTCAATTCAGAACAAAGCTCAGATTCGACAACCAATTCGGTATCTAGAAGAATTTTGTCTCGCTTAGCGATTAATTCGCCACAGTTAACAATCAAGCAAGAAGTGGATACGGAATTATTAGAAACAATGCCTCTAGCACAGCTTGAAGAGGAGCTTAATGTTATGCAAAAATCCTTTGATCAAGCTGTTTCTTTTGTTAAAGATCAAGAACAAGAATTAGAATCTAAATTACAAAAACTTCGTGAACTTGAAACCAAATTACATGATGCTCCAGTTACTAAAAAAGAAAAAATTAAAAATGAATTAGAAGAAGAAAAAGAACGGTATCAACTCCTAGAAAAAGCTTTAGTGGGTCAATGTCGAAATTTGATTGCCCGAGAAAATATCATAGAGCAATACAAAACTATTATTAAGCGTCGTAAAGCTAACAGTTATCAAGCAACCAATTGACTTGACTTGCCTTGGGAAGACGCGATCGCGACGACAACTCCTTCTGAAATAAATCGTAAGTAAATCGCTGAAGTATCAATGACCACTAGCTCGGCAACCCCACTTCATCATAACCAAGAATTTCCTCTGCACTGCGCTGATCTTGGTCGGGTAATTGAGAACAATTTAAGGCAATTTCTGTCAACCGTTGTTCAAGTTGGTCAGCGTTGAGGTGAGCATTTTGATTTGTGGCTTCTATGACCGCTTCTGTGAGGCTACACCCTCTTAACTCGGCGAGTTCACGCGCCATCCTATGCACTTGAGGGTTTTTGATATTCATTGACATCATAGAAGAACGGTAGATTTTTTCTCTATTCTACCGCTTAGATATAAACGATAATAACTGAACGACTGTTCAACTGTTATAAAATTTTCCTTAAGCAATCTTCCAAAACGAACTCTTGAAATTTATGAATGCTCAAGCTCAATCATCCGCAACGCCTTCGTGTGAAATTACTCATGCTATACAAACTGAGCAACTCAGTGCCTATATCGAGGAAGTTCTCCCCGTGGAAAAATCACAACGGATGGCAGAGTTTTTTAGTTTTTTAGGTGATCCCAATCGCCTACGGATTTTGTCTCTACTGGCGAAACAGGAACTGTGTGTCTGTTAGCGGATCACCACATTCTAGAGTTATATCAAGCGGTGGCTGAGCATCTGGATGAAAAATAATAACGCTGGCTCAGTTTTCTCGGAAAAAGGATTTGGCGATTTTTGCCACAGGAGACGCATATTCTTCGTGCATTCCCAGTGAACCTGGGAGATGAGCGCTTTCAATATTGGAGAGTGCTGCGAGGGCTTCCATTTCGGCTTTTGATTGCGGGGGAGATTGTTCTCCAATAATGATCTTGGTGGGAAGGGTTAAAGATTGTGCAACCTGCAGGAATTCTTCATGACTGGTCATCGGATCTAAGCCAGCGGTGACAAATGTTGCTGGTGCAAACCGTCCTCCCGGCTGTTGGGTTAATTGATGCTTCTCCGCAATAAACTCTGGGGTGAGATGATTGATATCGGTGTAAACATGACGTTTGTACATGAATTTCAAAAAAGCTGGGGTTGTATTTAATCCATAAAGGGCTTGACCAATAAATGGCAATTTGACTAGATTTCTTACCCCTTGCGCCACAACAGTGGGTGCGCCCATCACTCGCAACGGTCCTTTCCAAGTGGGAGCAATGAGAAGCATTTTGGAAAATAGAGCCGGATGGGAATAAGCCACTTGCATGGCATAGCCAGCACCATGACCGGCTGCAACAATTGCAACTGGTTCTGAAAAGGTAGCTTGGATAAAATCTTTGAGGAGTTGTTCGTATAATAATCGCCCATAATTGAGATTCGGACGATCTGAGTCCCCAAAGCCCAGCCAATCGAGAGTGACAGCTTGAAAGTCAGAAGCTAGACTCTCAGCTAAGCCGAGCATTTCTTTGCGAGTGGAAACGGTGCTAAATGCTGGCAGGAGCAACACCGGCGAACCGTCTCCCCGAGTTTCATAGGCGATTTGAAAGTCACGACCTTGATGGTGCCACTGATAATATTGTGTTGTTTTAAGAGTAGTGGGAGTCATAGTAAACGGTTTGAAAGGTTACTTGTTTGGTCAGGGGCTGATATAAAGTATAGGTTGCTTGTTGTGGTGTTTGTCCTACATTACCCACACCAATCACTCGACAAGATGCCAGGGTTTCTTGTGACGTTTGTTGTGTTTTTTCTAAGGTTCGGGTGCTGGAATCAAGATTTGCCCTTTCCACACAGTATTCAAATGTTAACCCTGAACGCCCACATAATAAGGTCTCTGCTTCTGCTCTGAGAACGCGATCGCAAATTTGAATCGCTGGTGTTTCGGGAGTCAATTCGTCATCGTAACTTACGGTACTGCCATGAATGAGTAAGCAGTCTTCTTCATGAAAGCCAAAGTCCAGATTGCGTAACCATTGTACGGTTTCTCTGGAAACAGATTCCCATAACTTCAGAATCGCATCAGCGCCATAACGTTCTCGTAAGGGGACGGCTTCTCCAACACCACTGAAAGCATACAAATCAAAACATTGTTCTTCCCACCACCCCGTACACACTTGCGGTTTCACTTCATCGGCGTGAGGAAACTGAATTCGTTGCACCACTGCTTCATTATCACCCTGTAACCCAATGATATCTCCTAGAATGTAGATCGCTGTAACTGGAATCTCTTGACCCTTAATATCAGCGAGAACCGCCTCATAAGCCTGTAAATTCCCTTCAATCCCGCTTAAAATCGCCCACTGTGTCATGATTGTTCCTGCTTCCTCACTTCTGACAAACATGAGTTGGATCATCTGCCTTTTCCGCAAACTCCAGACCTCGCGCTAACCGCCAAGCAAAAATTGGGGGCAGTCCTTGTTCTAAAATGGCTAAACAGGTTTTAGTGTAGTTATAAGGCACTTCCCTTAATGTCACTTCCTCCGTTTCAGTATCATAGAGGACATACGTCGCATCAGGTTTTCCATGACGGGGTTCTCCCACTGACCCAGCATTGATGATTCGTTTCAGCGGCGTGGTGAGTGTATTGTTGCTTATTTTTTCGGGTTCTTGCACTCGCACCGATAACTTCATGTTGCCTAACTCGCGAACATAAGGAATATGGGTATGTCCACAAAACAAGGTATCCGCCCCTGTGGATAAAACTCGTTCGAGGGCAATCAATGCTGCTGTATCGGGTAAGAGATACTCATGTTGGCTGTTGGGGCTACCGTGAACAAAACAGAGATTGCCTTCTCTGAGAATCATCGGTAAATTGGCTAAATAGTCCCGCACCTCTGACTTAATTACCCGATTCGTCCATTCATGGGCAACTTTTCCTCGTTTTTCTGCAATTTGCGAAGGATAACTACATTCACAAGCATCTAACCCTTCCACCACATCTTCATCCCAACAGCCTTGACAGGTGGGAATCTCTAAATCGCGAATTAACTCAACCACTTCGTTAGGATAGGGACCATAACCGACTAGATCTCCTAAACAGTAAACGCGATCGGCTTTTTGCGCTTCAATGTCGGATAAAACCGCAGTTAAGGCTTCATAATTACCGTGAATGCAGGAAATAACAGCTAATTTCATGAGGCGACTGTCTCCTGATAATAACTCTGATATTGACTCAGGGCATGATCTGATAAGCAACTTTCTAGTAAAATCTGTTTAATGGTGCTCTCTTCCAAATTCCAGCCCACCACTTCCATTCCGCTAAAACGATTCGGTCGCCCTTCCAACCACCGAGGAACATTTAATTCTCGATACTCACTACCAGGAAGCGCATCGACAAAATCCATCTGGATCAGGGTTCCATCAGGAAGTTCAAAAAGACCTTTCGCCCGTTGCACTTGACCATAAGCGCCACCGACGATTTCCATCCAAATCGTTTCTAAGCTGGGCGGATCAAACACTTGTCCCGTTAAGGGGCGACACCAAATTTGAGGCGAGTCGCCGTATCGTGAGGATTGAACGGAATTGCCAGTAACCATTTCATCTGCCCAGTTTTGCCATTGTGATGATTCCGTTTCTGGAGGAACAACCGCTACGCGATGACAAGGAAAGGAATTGAGAAAAGGGGAGGCTAAATCCAAATAAAACCCTAATTCCACATAAACCACTGCTTCTTCCGAGAGTCTGCTGAGAAAGGTTTGCACTTCTGTGTCAGGAATCGTTTGTACCCACCGAAAGCGATAATCGATACCAGCAAGATCAACCGAAGCATTCCCTAACCCTGGACAAAGGTAATAGGTGGGAGTAGCGGGTTGTCGCAAGAACTGGCTAATCCAAGTGGTTTTCCCACTGCCAGAGGGTCCTGCTACTGCAATCAGAGAAGGAGAACTCATAAGTTATAAAATGATAATGATTATCAGTTTAATTTTAACAGAGTCCCAAGCGCTACCAGTTGGCAAGTCAATAAGACATTCTACAATTTCAACGTGGTCATTGATACCTGATTCTTCAGCAAGTAATCGTTCCAGCAAACTGGGTGCAACCCAGAATCCAGAGGTGGTTTCTAAATCTAGCAATCCTGCTCTAGCAGCATCTTTGAGAATGCCGAGAAGACCAATAATTTTTAATGGATAATGATTACTTGACTCAAGTTTTAGTCGCTTCCGCTAGTTAACGATTGAGCAATTGTCAATATTCCTCCAAATTGCCCGAAAACTCAATTAGAATCACACCTAGAAACTCTGCTTCAATTAAAGTAGCTAGAGAAGAGTGTGCGAAAATTTAGATAAGCAAGTGCGTCTTTTTTTTATTTTTGATCCACAGATTCAATCATGTGTCAAGTTTGCTAAGATGCGTTTACCCTGCTTTTTCGATGCAGTTTAAAATTCAATGCCAGGTTGGGCTTTTACCCCTTGTTCTCGAAAGGGATGCTTAATCAGTTTCATTTCTGTGACTAAGTCGGCGGCTTCAATTAATTCTGTGG contains these protein-coding regions:
- a CDS encoding metallophosphoesterase: MKLAVISCIHGNYEALTAVLSDIEAQKADRVYCLGDLVGYGPYPNEVVELIRDLEIPTCQGCWDEDVVEGLDACECSYPSQIAEKRGKVAHEWTNRVIKSEVRDYLANLPMILREGNLCFVHGSPNSQHEYLLPDTAALIALERVLSTGADTLFCGHTHIPYVRELGNMKLSVRVQEPEKISNNTLTTPLKRIINAGSVGEPRHGKPDATYVLYDTETEEVTLREVPYNYTKTCLAILEQGLPPIFAWRLARGLEFAEKADDPTHVCQK
- a CDS encoding GTP-binding protein, translating into MSSPSLIAVAGPSGSGKTTWISQFLRQPATPTYYLCPGLGNASVDLAGIDYRFRWVQTIPDTEVQTFLSRLSEEAVVYVELGFYLDLASPFLNSFPCHRVAVVPPETESSQWQNWADEMVTGNSVQSSRYGDSPQIWCRPLTGQVFDPPSLETIWMEIVGGAYGQVQRAKGLFELPDGTLIQMDFVDALPGSEYRELNVPRWLEGRPNRFSGMEVVGWNLEESTIKQILLESCLSDHALSQYQSYYQETVAS
- a CDS encoding cob(I)yrinic acid a,c-diamide adenosyltransferase encodes the protein TELIEAADLVTEMKLIKHPFREQGVKAQPGIEF